The following nucleotide sequence is from Deinococcus aerius.
CACGGGCCGGGTGCCGAAGTTCGACCAGCCGCTCGGGGGATAGGTCACATCGGTGGAGGTGCCGTTCACGGTCACGCTCTGGCGAGCCACTTTCCCGGAGCCGTTGGAGTACCGCACCCGCAGCGTGTACGTCCCGTCGCGGGGGGCGCGCACCCGCGCGAAGTTCACGCTGTCCCCCGGCCCGTCCAGCCGAGCGGCCCGGCCCCCCGAGGCCAGCGGCTCCTCCTGCACCTGCACGCCGTTCAATCGCGCCTGCTCGGCCTCGTACTCGCCGGAGGGCAGGGGCAGCGCCGTGTCGAAAGAGGCGGGCCGCCCGAAGTTCGGGGTGCCGTCCGCCTTCCAGGTGAACTCCTGCGCGCGGATGCTGCGCCCACCCCAGCTCGCCCCCTGAACCTCGATGGCGTGGTACAGGTGCCAGTCCTCGGTGCCGTCCGCCGATTTCACGAAGCCGCCATGCCCGGGCGCATACACGCTGGCCGCGTCGTTGCGGGCGAAGACGCAGCCGTTCGATTTCTTCCAGGCGGCGGGGTCGAGGACATTCTTGCCCGTCAGGCTCAGCAGGCCCAGGCAGTAGTCGTCGGTCCAACTGCCGCTCGCGGAGTACACGATGAAGGTCCGCCCGCCGCGCACCAGCACCTCCGGCCCCTCGTTGATGTAGGGCTGCCCGATGCGTTCCCAGGGCTGGTCGGGCTCGGAAATCTTGACCCGCTCGCCCGCCAGCGTCCAGGCATTTTTCATGGGGGCGACGTAGAGGTTTTGCTGCACGTTCTCGGTGCCCTCCCAGCCGGACCACACGAAGTACCGCCGCCCGTCCGGCCCCTGGAAGACGGTGCCGTCGATGGCCCAGCGGTTCGTGGGGTCGGTGATCTGGCCCCGGAAGGTGTAGGGACCCGTCACCCGGTCGCTTTCCAGCACGTACATGCGGTGGTTCTCGTTGCGGCCGTCGTCCGCCGCATAGTAGATGTACCACTTGCCGTCCATCCGCACGAGTTCCGGTGCCCACAGCTCGCAGCAGGGTGAATCCGATTGCCCGCCGCGCCAGACCACCACCTTTTTCACGTCGCCCAGCCCCGTCAGGGTCGGGGAGGTGCGGATGCCGATACCGTCCTCATCCGACTGCACGAGGTGGTAGAGGGCGCCGTCGAACACCACCGAGGGGTCCTGTCCGGCGGGCAGGATGGGGTTGCGAAAGGTCTGCCCGGTGGGGTCGGGCGGCAAGGGCTGGGCGGACGTGGTGAGGGTTCCGAGGGCCAGGCCGAGCAGGGCGAGCGCCGCCAGCCGGAGGCGTGAACGTGGGGGCATGGCCCGATGCTGCCTCATCGGCGAGGTCCCGTGGTGTGGAGCCTATGGCCTCCGCCACCCTGCCGATGTTCTCCCCTCGCCCGTCATGCTCTCCTGCCCCCATGCGGCGCATCCTGGTCGTCGGAACGACCGGCAGTGGCAAAACGACCCTGGCCCGGGCCATCGCCGCGCAGCTGGGCCTGCCCCACGGCGAGCAGGACGCCTGGAACCACCTTCCCGGCTGGCGGGAGGCGCCGCTGGACCAGTTCCGCGCCCGGGTGGACGCCTTCACCGCGCAGCCCGCCTGGGTGATGGACGGCAACTACGGCAAGGCCCGCGACCTGGGCTGGACGCGGGCCGACACGCTGGTCTGGCTGGATTACCCGGGACAGGTCGTGTTCTGGAGGCTGCTGCGGCGAACGCTGCGGCGCGTTCTGACCCGGGAGGAACTCTGGAACGGGAACCGGGAGCGGTTGTGGGAACAGCTCACGGGCGGCGGCATCTTCGCCTGGTTCTTCCGCACCCACTGGCGGCGCAGGCGGGAGACGCCGGAGCTGCTCGCACAGTTCCCGCACCTCCGGGTCGTGCGGCTGCGTTCTCCCCGCGAGGCCGAACGCTGGCTCGCCTCCCTCAGCCCTGAAGCAGCACCCGACCTCCCGCCGCGTTCAGCGTGACCTCGCCTCCCTGGAAAAGTTCCCCGCTCAGCCCGTCGCGCCACTCGCCCGCCGGTAGGGTGAGGGTGACCTCGTGCGGCTGGGCTCGGCGGCTGGCGACCACGACCGCCCGCTCCATCCGTCCGCCTTCGTGGGTGTACTCGCGCAGGAAGGCGAGGGCGTCCGGCTCGGCGTGCAGGAAGCGCAGGTTGCCCTCGTGCAGGACGTGTGTTTCCCGCCGGAGGTGGATGAGCGCCCTGACCTTCGCCCGCAACTCCAGGTCCCACTCCCCCTCGTCCCAGGGCATGGACTCGCGGCACCAGGGCATCTGGCCGCGCGTGTGCTGGCTGAGCCCGATCTCCGAGCCGTAGTAGGTGCAGGGCACGCCCGCGTAGCCCATGAGGAGGGTGAAGGCGGCCAGGAAGCGGGTGCGGTCGTCGTCCACCCTTTTGAGTGCCCGCGAGATGTCGTGCGACTCGATCAGGTTGAACATGCTCAGGGCGACCTGCGGGGGCAGGGCGTGGTAGGCGTCCCACAGGATGTCGGCGAGTTCGGTGCCGTCCATCCGGCTAGGTTCCCCCAGGTGCGTCTCGCCGCTCAGCCACTGCATCACCGGAAGGCCGAAGCCGTGGTAGTTCATGGCGCCGTCCTCGCCCCGCCCGTCGAGCGCGTGTTCCGGGTCGTAGAAGCGCTCGCCGAAGACGTAGGCGTCGGGCTTCTCCCCCCGCGCCGCCGCTTTCAGGTCGCGGTGCAGCGGCAGGTTGTCCTCATCGGTGCCGCCCGACCCGATCATGTGTGCCACGTCCAGCCGCCAGCCCGCCGCGCCGCGCCGCAGCCAGTGCCGCACCACGCTCTCCTCGCCGCTGAAGAACTCCTCGACCGCAAAGGCGTTGCGGTAGTCGATCTTGGGCAGCGTCGGCACGTCGAAAAAGGCATGGTACGGCGGCTTGCCCGGCTCGTCCCGCCAGGTGAAGAGCGCCCGCTCGGGGGCGTCCTCCCGCTCAAGCGCGGCCCGGAACAGCACGTTCTCGTTCCCCATATGGTTGAAGACGCCGTCGAGGACAATGCGGACCCCCGCCTTCTCCGCCTCGTGCGACAATTCCTCCCACGCCGCGTCGCCCCCGAGATGTGGGTCCACATGCCGGTAGTCGCTGATGTCGTAGCGGTGGTTCGACGGGCTGACGAAGATCGGGGTGAGCCACAGCGCGTTCACGCCGAGGTCCGTCAGGTACGGGAGCGCCTGCGTGACCCCCTGGAGGTCGCCGCCGTAGTGCGCGTGAACGTCGCCCTTCTTTGTGATCGGGGTGCCCCACTCGGCATGTTCGACCGGGCGCCCGCCGTACAGGTACTCGCCCGTCCGCACGTCGTTCGCCGGGTCCCCGTTGCGGAAGCGGTCGGGGAAGATCTGGTAGAAGACGCTGCGCCACGCCCACTCGGGCGCCACATGTCCCGCGAGGTATTGGAACCAGTTCCGAAAGCCCCGCCGCGCGTGGTGCAGCCCCAGCGCCGTGAGGTTGAGGTGGTCGTCGGGGAACAGCAGCAGCCAGCCGTAGCGCACCCGCGCCTCGTGGACCGGCAGCTCGGCCTCGAACCAGCGCCCCTCGGTGCCCGGGACCTGTACCTCCCGCGCCGGAAGCAACTCGATCTCGCCCACCCGCACGAGCTTGAGTTTCACCCCGGTCACGGGCAGCGTCACCCGCACCCGGATTCGCACCGTCTCACCAACACCCGCGCCCAGGCGCTCGGTGTAGCCCGGCGTGTGGTCGTGTTGCGCCTCTCCCGCCCAGTTCATCGCCATAGCCATTCCCCCCAACGGCCCGCCCGGCACGGTTCCCCCACAAGCTGGTGTGGAGGTCGTGCCGGGCGGGCAAGCGTTGCCTTCAGGTTGTGTGGGCCGCGTGGCCCCGTCGCCAAGTGTGCGGGCCGGGGCGGCGGGAGGTCAAGGGGGAGCCCCCGGGTCCCGGAGGGCGAAAGGTTCTTGACAGAGGGGCCTTCCTACAGTAGGGGCGTCATGAAACCGACGATCCGTTCCGCCCGGGTCCCGTCCCTCCTCGCCCTCCTCGCCCTGTCCGGCGCCGCCGCCGCCCCCTCCCTGAACATCACCCTGGTGTTCGACCCCGCCGGGCCGTGGGACAAGGCCACCAACGAGGCGGCGGGCAGCGGGCTGGAGCGGGCGGTGCGCGACCACGGGATGCCCTTCAGCACGGTGACGGCCACCGACACGGCCGACATCCTGCGTCAGGTCCGCGCCGCCGCCCGCA
It contains:
- a CDS encoding AAA family ATPase, with the protein product MRRILVVGTTGSGKTTLARAIAAQLGLPHGEQDAWNHLPGWREAPLDQFRARVDAFTAQPAWVMDGNYGKARDLGWTRADTLVWLDYPGQVVFWRLLRRTLRRVLTREELWNGNRERLWEQLTGGGIFAWFFRTHWRRRRETPELLAQFPHLRVVRLRSPREAERWLASLSPEAAPDLPPRSA
- a CDS encoding alpha-amylase family glycosyl hydrolase encodes the protein MNWAGEAQHDHTPGYTERLGAGVGETVRIRVRVTLPVTGVKLKLVRVGEIELLPAREVQVPGTEGRWFEAELPVHEARVRYGWLLLFPDDHLNLTALGLHHARRGFRNWFQYLAGHVAPEWAWRSVFYQIFPDRFRNGDPANDVRTGEYLYGGRPVEHAEWGTPITKKGDVHAHYGGDLQGVTQALPYLTDLGVNALWLTPIFVSPSNHRYDISDYRHVDPHLGGDAAWEELSHEAEKAGVRIVLDGVFNHMGNENVLFRAALEREDAPERALFTWRDEPGKPPYHAFFDVPTLPKIDYRNAFAVEEFFSGEESVVRHWLRRGAAGWRLDVAHMIGSGGTDEDNLPLHRDLKAAARGEKPDAYVFGERFYDPEHALDGRGEDGAMNYHGFGLPVMQWLSGETHLGEPSRMDGTELADILWDAYHALPPQVALSMFNLIESHDISRALKRVDDDRTRFLAAFTLLMGYAGVPCTYYGSEIGLSQHTRGQMPWCRESMPWDEGEWDLELRAKVRALIHLRRETHVLHEGNLRFLHAEPDALAFLREYTHEGGRMERAVVVASRRAQPHEVTLTLPAGEWRDGLSGELFQGGEVTLNAAGGRVLLQG
- a CDS encoding family 43 glycosylhydrolase: MPPRSRLRLAALALLGLALGTLTTSAQPLPPDPTGQTFRNPILPAGQDPSVVFDGALYHLVQSDEDGIGIRTSPTLTGLGDVKKVVVWRGGQSDSPCCELWAPELVRMDGKWYIYYAADDGRNENHRMYVLESDRVTGPYTFRGQITDPTNRWAIDGTVFQGPDGRRYFVWSGWEGTENVQQNLYVAPMKNAWTLAGERVKISEPDQPWERIGQPYINEGPEVLVRGGRTFIVYSASGSWTDDYCLGLLSLTGKNVLDPAAWKKSNGCVFARNDAASVYAPGHGGFVKSADGTEDWHLYHAIEVQGASWGGRSIRAQEFTWKADGTPNFGRPASFDTALPLPSGEYEAEQARLNGVQVQEEPLASGGRAARLDGPGDSVNFARVRAPRDGTYTLRVRYSNGSGKVARQSVTVNGTSTDVTYPPSGWSNFGTRPVSVRLRAGENDVRFMQEAGAVQLDAVTVTPGAVASP